The following are encoded together in the Manduca sexta isolate Smith_Timp_Sample1 chromosome 22, JHU_Msex_v1.0, whole genome shotgun sequence genome:
- the LOC115453452 gene encoding uncharacterized G-patch domain protein DDB_G0278987, producing MRSIILIVLLVITFVAMVEARSCSKGSDHHSKCDDDSDEKRKSNCDSSSSSSSSSSSSSSSSSSEEDDDCKNDHGKSNDDSSSSSSSSSSSSSSEEDENNCIDDDDNNKHHHKKGKHLQKKHC from the exons atgagAAGCATAATTCTAATAGTCCTTCTTGTAATAACATTCGTCGCAATGGTGGAAGCAAGGTCATGCTCAAA GGGCAGCGATCATCATTCAAAGTGTGATGATGACAGCGATGAG AAAAGGAAGAGTAATTGTGATAGTTCTTCGTCCTCTTCATCTTCATcctcatcgtcatcatcatcatcgtcatcagaAGAAGATGATGACTGCAAAAAC GATCATGGTAAAAGCAACGATgattcttcatcatcatcatcatcttcctCTTCTTCTTCATCATCGGAAGAAgatgaaaataattgtatagaCGACGACGATAACAATAAACATCAC